The following proteins are encoded in a genomic region of Tuberibacillus sp. Marseille-P3662:
- a CDS encoding NAD(P)/FAD-dependent oxidoreductase: MSYDVIVIGGGPAGLMASVSAAEHGAAVLLVDKGNKLGRKLEISGGGRCNVTNRKPARELVEYLPGNGKFLYSAFATFDNEAIIQFFEDLGIALKEEDRGRMFPVSDSAKTVVDALLRKIKHLNVDIRTNEPVETVLYNGQSVQGIKLKSGQKIEATNVIIAVGGKSVPRTGSTGDGYAWAKMAGHTITELYPTEVPVTSNEPFIKNKTLQGLSLQDVALTVHNPKGKAIITHRWDMIFTHFGLSGPAVLRCSQFIVKALKKFAVDTLDISIDTQPDNNEEQVVQMLIKRSKNDPKKAVKNVWKGLVPERYLLFLLERIGLSGETNYHELPKSAARELAQALKVFPVKVNGTLSIEKAFITGGGVSLKEVHPKTMASKWMQGLFFCGEVLDIHGYTGGYNITAAFTTGYNAGKSAAEFAY; this comes from the coding sequence TTGAGTTATGATGTTATTGTAATTGGCGGCGGACCTGCGGGTTTAATGGCCTCAGTTTCAGCGGCTGAACATGGCGCTGCCGTTTTATTAGTTGATAAAGGTAATAAGCTTGGGCGCAAACTAGAAATCTCAGGTGGCGGCCGTTGTAATGTAACGAACCGGAAGCCTGCTAGAGAATTAGTTGAATATCTCCCGGGAAATGGGAAGTTTTTATACAGTGCGTTTGCCACGTTTGATAATGAAGCGATTATCCAATTCTTTGAGGACCTTGGTATTGCCCTTAAGGAAGAAGACCGCGGACGTATGTTCCCGGTATCGGATTCCGCAAAAACCGTTGTTGATGCCCTTTTACGAAAAATAAAGCATTTGAATGTTGACATCAGAACAAATGAACCGGTCGAAACGGTTCTGTATAACGGACAATCGGTGCAGGGTATCAAGTTAAAGTCAGGTCAGAAAATAGAGGCTACCAATGTCATCATTGCCGTTGGCGGCAAGTCAGTCCCGCGGACAGGTTCTACAGGTGATGGATACGCATGGGCGAAAATGGCTGGGCATACCATCACTGAATTGTATCCAACCGAAGTCCCCGTTACATCAAATGAGCCTTTTATTAAAAATAAGACACTCCAAGGCTTATCACTTCAGGATGTAGCATTAACGGTACATAATCCGAAAGGTAAAGCGATCATTACGCATCGCTGGGATATGATTTTTACTCATTTTGGTCTATCTGGCCCGGCGGTACTGCGATGCAGCCAATTTATCGTTAAGGCGCTTAAAAAGTTTGCGGTAGATACGCTGGATATCAGCATTGATACTCAACCCGACAATAATGAAGAACAAGTTGTCCAAATGTTGATAAAACGAAGCAAGAACGATCCAAAAAAGGCTGTAAAAAATGTTTGGAAAGGGCTCGTTCCTGAACGGTATCTCCTATTTCTATTAGAACGAATCGGATTGAGCGGTGAAACCAATTATCATGAATTACCAAAATCAGCTGCTCGTGAGTTAGCCCAAGCGTTAAAGGTCTTTCCTGTCAAAGTAAACGGAACCCTGTCTATTGAAAAAGCCTTTATTACCGGTGGCGGCGTGTCATTAAAAGAAGTCCATCCGAAAACAATGGCATCGAAATGGATGCAAGGCTTGTTTTTCTGTGGGGAAGTCTTGGATATCCATGGTTACACAGGCGGTTATAATATCACAGCAGCATTTACCACTGGGTATAACGCGGGCAAAAGCGCAGCTGAGTTTGCTTATTAA
- a CDS encoding RDD family protein, whose protein sequence is MTIDRPAGFWIRLVASILDGLATGIPISIVIYLITGQVTTEDTFMGGWWTDILLALYWILVPVYWHGYVIGKRAMGIRIVKVDGENVTIWTMLIRYLTMAISFTITLGIGGIVSAFMVGLRADKRSIHDLAAGTYVTHNQW, encoded by the coding sequence ATGACAATTGATCGCCCCGCCGGCTTTTGGATTCGTCTAGTCGCTTCAATATTAGATGGATTAGCAACGGGCATCCCAATATCAATTGTGATTTATTTAATAACGGGTCAAGTGACAACAGAGGATACATTTATGGGAGGCTGGTGGACGGATATTCTCCTCGCATTATATTGGATTCTTGTCCCTGTCTATTGGCACGGTTATGTGATTGGAAAGAGGGCAATGGGGATTCGTATCGTTAAAGTGGATGGTGAGAATGTAACGATTTGGACGATGCTTATAAGGTATTTGACCATGGCCATAAGCTTTACGATCACATTGGGTATTGGCGGCATTGTCAGTGCATTTATGGTTGGATTGCGGGCGGACAAACGAAGTATTCATGATTTGGCCGCCGGTACATATGTTACTCATAATCAATGGTAG
- the msrA gene encoding peptide-methionine (S)-S-oxide reductase MsrA, whose translation MTEKKLEHATFAGGCFWCMVKPFDEMPGIHGVVSGYTGGTTENPTYADVSTDRTGHREAVQITYDPVVFPYEKLLDIFWMNIDPTDAGGQFHDRGEHYKTAIYYHNDKQKQLAEKSKQDLDASGKFQDPVVTDILPAATFYPAEEGHQDYYKKNPFHYSRYYEGSGRKGFTEHHWQLAKDKDTLKQELSDIQYKVTQENATERPFENEYYDNEQEGIYVDIVSGEPLFSSKDQYDAGCGWPSFTKPLHKHHINEDLDQSHGMIRTEVRSKFADSHLGHLFDDGPGKDGLRYCINSAAMRFIPKVDLDQEGYGEYKALFEDSSEKQ comes from the coding sequence ATGACAGAAAAAAAGCTTGAGCATGCAACCTTTGCCGGTGGATGTTTCTGGTGTATGGTCAAACCATTTGATGAAATGCCGGGGATCCATGGAGTGGTTTCAGGTTATACGGGCGGTACAACGGAAAATCCAACCTACGCGGATGTATCAACAGATCGAACGGGTCACAGGGAAGCCGTTCAAATCACCTATGATCCGGTTGTTTTTCCATACGAAAAATTGCTCGACATTTTTTGGATGAACATTGATCCAACTGATGCTGGCGGCCAATTTCATGATCGTGGTGAACATTATAAGACAGCGATCTATTATCACAATGACAAGCAAAAACAACTCGCTGAAAAGTCTAAGCAAGATTTGGATGCTAGTGGGAAATTCCAAGATCCGGTTGTGACGGATATTTTACCAGCAGCTACTTTTTATCCAGCAGAGGAAGGTCATCAAGACTATTATAAGAAAAATCCATTCCATTATAGCCGTTATTACGAAGGCTCCGGACGTAAAGGTTTTACTGAACATCATTGGCAATTGGCCAAGGATAAGGACACACTGAAGCAGGAATTGTCAGATATTCAATATAAGGTGACACAGGAAAATGCGACGGAACGTCCTTTTGAGAATGAATACTACGACAATGAGCAGGAAGGCATTTACGTTGATATCGTATCAGGTGAGCCGTTGTTCAGTTCAAAAGACCAATATGACGCTGGTTGCGGATGGCCGAGCTTCACCAAGCCGTTACACAAACATCATATTAATGAGGACTTAGATCAAAGCCATGGGATGATCCGGACAGAAGTTCGCAGCAAATTTGCCGATTCACACCTCGGTCACTTATTTGACGATGGGCCGGGCAAAGATGGCCTTAGATACTGTATCAACTCTGCTGCCATGCGATTTATACCGAAAGTTGATCTGGATCAAGAAGGTTACGGTGAATATAAGGCCTTGTTTGAGGATTCGTCTGAGAAACAATAG
- a CDS encoding glycerol-3-phosphate acyltransferase: protein MGVLPYGLIIVAYLFGCFITGYYLYRIRTGKDIRTMGSRNPGARNVSRYLGKPGFILTLLGDMLKGVLAVTPAIWLNINEFWVIICGLAAVLGHLWPFQLGFKGGKGIAVYLGVILTINGWLAFYLVGLFIIIWLWLRRFTISGLLTISVLPLVLIVQQHSWVMCVGLLLMAALLLYAHRTNLRKDKSGVSEEEEDEQSNNIPYI from the coding sequence GTGGGTGTTCTGCCATATGGATTGATCATCGTTGCTTATTTATTTGGGTGTTTTATCACCGGCTATTACCTATACAGGATCCGTACTGGAAAAGACATCAGAACAATGGGAAGTCGCAATCCCGGGGCTCGCAATGTTAGTAGATACCTAGGTAAACCAGGGTTTATCTTAACATTACTCGGTGATATGCTGAAGGGTGTATTGGCCGTTACTCCAGCTATATGGTTAAATATAAATGAGTTTTGGGTCATAATCTGTGGTTTAGCTGCTGTGCTTGGCCATCTCTGGCCGTTCCAACTTGGCTTTAAAGGTGGAAAAGGCATTGCTGTTTATCTAGGTGTTATTCTTACCATCAATGGATGGTTGGCTTTCTATTTAGTTGGTCTATTTATAATCATTTGGTTATGGCTGCGACGCTTTACGATCAGTGGCTTGCTCACCATTAGCGTTTTACCGCTCGTCCTTATCGTTCAGCAGCATTCGTGGGTGATGTGTGTGGGTTTGCTTCTAATGGCGGCCTTGTTACTTTATGCCCATCGGACAAACTTACGAAAAGATAAGAGTGGCGTGTCTGAGGAGGAAGAAGATGAACAATCAAACAACATCCCTTACATATAA
- a CDS encoding aminotransferase class V-fold PLP-dependent enzyme has protein sequence MNNQTTSLTYKIASKSDEFRQIYALNYETFVEEIPQHEQNSERQLIDRFHDENTYIIALDGGVLVGMIAIRGNRPFSLDQKLDHLDDYLPDGFSACEIRLLSVKKSYRHTSVFFGLCETLVSYCLENGYDMALISGTTRQEKLYRHLGFKSFGPLVGTGEAQYQPMYLTKERFDRKTVAFKRVLERQSQTYSLLPGPVNVSKDVRQAMGVEPLSHRSNAFKDELHRTKTALCNYTGAAHAELFVGTGTLGNDVVAGQLSLLQEPGLILVGGEFGERLVDHASRFGLSFEVLKKAWGTPFNQKEIEHFLSNHPEIGWIWTVHCETSTGYVFDAETLMTLSKQYDVKLCLDGSSSIGAIPIDLGQVYLATTVSGKALGSYAGLTIVFYNHNVRPSEQLPRYLDLGLYAKKEGVPFTHSSNLVSSLLTALRERGKQTMNDELQKYARWLREVLVEKGFQLVGDDRQTSPAVITIELPDALSSQSVGDQLFKKGYHVSYQSDYLLMRNWIQLSLMGDHSADKIEGAVAELEHISTLAGGHHHSIIKH, from the coding sequence ATGAACAATCAAACAACATCCCTTACATATAAGATAGCATCAAAGTCTGATGAATTCAGACAAATCTATGCACTCAATTATGAAACTTTTGTGGAAGAAATCCCCCAGCATGAGCAAAATTCGGAACGGCAGCTGATCGATCGTTTCCATGATGAAAATACTTACATCATTGCTCTTGATGGCGGTGTCCTTGTCGGCATGATTGCTATCCGCGGCAACCGTCCTTTTTCTCTTGATCAAAAATTAGATCATTTAGATGATTATTTACCGGATGGATTTTCAGCATGTGAAATCCGCTTATTATCGGTCAAAAAGTCCTATCGGCATACAAGTGTTTTTTTTGGTTTGTGTGAAACTTTGGTTTCCTATTGTCTTGAGAATGGCTACGATATGGCACTCATTTCGGGAACAACGAGACAGGAAAAGTTGTACCGGCATCTTGGTTTCAAATCATTCGGGCCCTTGGTCGGAACGGGTGAGGCGCAATATCAGCCGATGTACTTAACTAAGGAGCGGTTTGATCGGAAGACTGTGGCCTTTAAACGGGTCCTTGAGCGCCAAAGCCAGACTTATAGTTTGCTTCCGGGTCCTGTTAATGTCTCCAAAGATGTTCGACAGGCAATGGGCGTTGAGCCATTGTCGCATCGTTCGAATGCTTTCAAGGATGAGCTGCACCGTACGAAAACCGCATTGTGTAACTATACTGGTGCAGCTCATGCTGAACTATTCGTCGGTACGGGTACATTAGGTAATGATGTGGTCGCCGGTCAATTGTCGCTTTTGCAAGAACCGGGTTTGATTCTTGTGGGCGGTGAATTTGGTGAGCGATTAGTTGACCATGCTAGCCGATTTGGACTGTCATTTGAAGTCTTGAAAAAGGCATGGGGAACACCCTTTAATCAGAAGGAAATTGAACACTTTTTAAGTAATCATCCTGAGATTGGATGGATTTGGACGGTTCACTGTGAAACATCGACGGGTTATGTTTTTGATGCTGAGACCTTAATGACTTTGTCAAAACAGTATGATGTCAAGTTGTGTCTGGATGGCAGCAGTTCCATCGGCGCGATTCCAATTGACCTTGGGCAAGTTTATTTAGCGACAACAGTAAGTGGTAAAGCGCTGGGGTCTTACGCAGGATTGACGATTGTTTTTTACAATCACAATGTCCGGCCTTCCGAGCAATTACCACGGTATCTTGACCTTGGTTTGTATGCTAAAAAAGAGGGTGTGCCGTTCACGCATTCATCCAATCTCGTATCGTCGTTACTGACAGCGCTTAGAGAAAGAGGCAAGCAAACGATGAACGATGAACTGCAAAAGTACGCTCGATGGCTGCGAGAAGTATTGGTAGAGAAAGGCTTTCAGTTAGTGGGGGATGACAGGCAGACGTCCCCGGCTGTTATTACCATTGAACTTCCTGATGCTTTATCCTCACAATCTGTCGGTGATCAATTATTTAAGAAAGGGTATCATGTCAGTTATCAAAGTGATTACTTGTTAATGCGGAATTGGATTCAATTATCCTTGATGGGGGATCATTCTGCAGACAAAATCGAAGGTGCGGTCGCTGAGCTGGAACATATCTCTACACTGGCAGGAGGTCATCATCATTCGATTATTAAACACTAA
- a CDS encoding LTA synthase family protein, whose amino-acid sequence MIWIKIYVVYKLVFDFPAHSFLEQIVLVLNPIGSIALILGCSFFFSKQLRPWLVICLVVVVTGILYANMLYYRFYIDFVTVPVLFQFQNVGGLSQSTLELIHGWDVLLFLDIPILIWLMKRREINGRFMTQRLKYKVAGTSVAIIALSMGLSLISHPQFLSKYYNRELLVSSLGLFNYHLYDIGLQISHPFNKAMADGLDTEETEDYVVQNNVKGGPADSFGVAEGKNLIFVMLESTQGFAIDKKLHGEAVTPFLNKLKEHSYYFDNFYHQTAQGKTSDAELMVDTGLYPLPSGSVFVRKPENAYNSLPDILGKQGYTSVALHGNVRDFWNRADMYDNLGYNHFYSKRDYHVTENNSVNYGLKDIPFIEQSMPYLSSLSEPFYAKFLLLTNHFPFLLDKEDRLIQKADTEEDVVNRYFTTVRYEDEAVKHLFSRLKEKGLYQNSVIVLMGDHYGISEKYSEALGEALDKKITPMTEVQFEKVPLLIHVPGQEGQVIHTVGGEIDVRPTLLHLLGVKTDQYVSFGQDLLSKQNDQFVVFRNGNFVSNKYVYTQNICYDAQSGEKVKRHKCWPYMQKAKKELHHSDQVIFGDLLRFTGDKMKSRPSQ is encoded by the coding sequence ATGATATGGATCAAAATTTATGTTGTTTATAAGCTCGTTTTTGACTTTCCAGCCCATTCGTTTCTTGAGCAAATCGTACTGGTTCTCAATCCTATTGGTTCTATTGCTTTGATCCTTGGTTGCAGCTTTTTCTTTTCTAAACAGTTGCGCCCGTGGCTCGTCATCTGTTTGGTTGTCGTTGTTACCGGCATTTTATATGCTAACATGCTTTATTATCGCTTTTATATTGATTTTGTAACGGTACCGGTCTTGTTTCAATTTCAAAACGTTGGCGGGCTCAGCCAAAGCACACTGGAGTTGATTCATGGATGGGATGTATTGTTGTTCTTGGATATTCCCATTCTCATTTGGTTGATGAAACGGCGTGAAATAAACGGACGTTTCATGACCCAGCGGTTGAAATACAAGGTCGCGGGGACAAGTGTTGCTATTATAGCTTTAAGCATGGGTTTGTCGCTCATCAGTCACCCCCAGTTTCTTTCAAAATATTATAACCGTGAATTGCTGGTATCGTCGCTCGGTCTATTCAACTATCATTTATATGATATCGGTCTGCAAATCTCTCATCCATTTAATAAAGCTATGGCTGACGGACTGGATACGGAGGAGACAGAGGATTATGTTGTCCAGAATAACGTGAAGGGGGGACCAGCAGATTCATTCGGTGTTGCCGAGGGGAAAAATTTAATTTTTGTCATGCTGGAATCGACTCAAGGCTTCGCGATTGATAAGAAACTGCACGGGGAAGCGGTCACACCGTTTTTGAACAAACTCAAGGAACACAGCTATTATTTTGATAACTTTTATCATCAGACGGCTCAAGGCAAGACATCTGATGCGGAATTAATGGTGGATACGGGTCTTTATCCGTTGCCGAGCGGATCGGTATTTGTAAGGAAACCTGAGAATGCCTACAATAGTCTGCCGGATATTTTGGGGAAGCAAGGTTACACGTCCGTCGCTTTACACGGTAATGTCCGAGATTTTTGGAACCGTGCAGATATGTATGACAATTTAGGATACAACCATTTTTACTCCAAGCGCGATTATCATGTCACAGAGAATAATTCAGTTAACTATGGTCTTAAGGATATACCATTCATCGAGCAATCTATGCCCTATTTATCATCATTATCTGAGCCATTTTACGCGAAGTTTCTATTATTAACGAATCATTTTCCATTTTTATTGGACAAAGAAGATCGCTTGATTCAAAAAGCTGACACAGAGGAAGATGTTGTCAACCGATATTTTACGACGGTTCGCTATGAGGATGAAGCAGTGAAGCACCTGTTTTCACGGCTGAAGGAAAAAGGACTTTATCAAAATTCGGTCATTGTGCTCATGGGTGACCATTATGGTATTTCGGAAAAATACAGTGAAGCACTTGGAGAGGCTTTGGACAAAAAAATAACGCCAATGACCGAAGTTCAGTTTGAAAAGGTGCCTTTGCTAATTCACGTCCCTGGGCAGGAAGGTCAAGTGATTCATACGGTTGGCGGGGAAATTGACGTTCGACCGACGCTTTTGCATCTGTTAGGTGTGAAAACCGATCAGTATGTCTCTTTTGGCCAAGATTTGCTGTCAAAGCAAAACGATCAGTTCGTTGTGTTCCGAAATGGTAATTTTGTGTCGAATAAGTACGTCTATACGCAGAACATTTGTTATGATGCCCAGTCGGGTGAAAAAGTAAAGCGCCATAAATGTTGGCCTTATATGCAAAAAGCGAAAAAGGAACTCCACCATTCTGATCAGGTTATTTTCGGTGATTTGTTGAGGTTTACTGGGGATAAAATGAAGAGCAGGCCAAGTCAATAG
- a CDS encoding S1C family serine protease, with the protein MRKSTIVYIFLTLFIIFGSLVGGYFAIEHYTNYTVQANSVLGQYNDKSEVGRSKTLSLKKIIHNSQKAVVQVETSTTEGKVIGSGFLFNDKGDVITNAHVVGKSNTVYIKTADASKYEGTVIGKGEQTDIAVIRVPGLAGQSHLSLQSDSKVEISDDVIALGSPLGFQNTVTTGIISGVGRNFDLEGYQYKNVYQISAPIAHGNSGGPLLNRKNGKVIGINSAGVKKGNMGFSIPINNVINKVSNWSKHPKRKVTANAEPLPIGEQALQLSKQQSKYIVNYFYDSISLGDFVSAYSLLGSEWQKKTAYKDFRSGYIKTVDVKVLSISATRNNDVMTVKTLIEATKRNNGRKKTKQKYNATYTIGIENDQLKILEGSATKANQNSDKADQDKKKEE; encoded by the coding sequence ATGAGAAAATCGACAATTGTCTATATCTTTCTGACCCTATTCATTATTTTTGGTAGTTTGGTGGGCGGCTATTTCGCCATTGAGCACTACACCAATTATACGGTTCAAGCTAATTCCGTACTGGGTCAATACAATGACAAATCAGAAGTGGGTCGTTCAAAGACACTCAGTTTAAAGAAAATCATCCATAATAGTCAGAAAGCCGTTGTTCAGGTTGAGACATCAACGACTGAAGGTAAAGTGATCGGATCTGGCTTTTTATTTAATGACAAAGGTGATGTCATTACGAATGCCCATGTTGTTGGAAAGTCTAACACCGTCTATATTAAGACAGCTGATGCCAGTAAGTATGAAGGTACGGTTATTGGTAAGGGGGAACAAACGGATATTGCTGTAATCCGGGTCCCTGGTTTAGCTGGGCAGTCCCATCTATCTCTACAATCAGACAGTAAGGTGGAAATCAGTGATGATGTCATCGCACTCGGAAGTCCACTCGGCTTTCAGAACACGGTGACCACCGGTATAATCAGCGGCGTCGGACGCAATTTCGATCTTGAAGGCTATCAATATAAAAATGTTTACCAGATTTCTGCACCGATCGCACATGGGAATAGCGGCGGCCCCCTTTTAAATCGTAAAAACGGGAAAGTCATCGGTATCAACTCGGCCGGTGTCAAAAAGGGCAATATGGGTTTCAGCATTCCAATCAATAATGTGATTAACAAAGTCAGTAACTGGTCAAAGCATCCAAAACGCAAGGTAACGGCTAATGCCGAGCCGCTTCCCATTGGTGAACAGGCATTACAATTATCCAAGCAGCAATCTAAGTATATCGTCAACTATTTTTATGACAGCATTTCCCTTGGCGACTTTGTCTCCGCCTACTCTCTGCTTGGAAGTGAGTGGCAGAAGAAGACAGCTTACAAAGACTTTCGCTCAGGGTACATCAAAACTGTCGATGTAAAAGTGCTCAGTATCAGCGCAACACGAAACAATGATGTCATGACCGTCAAAACCTTGATTGAAGCCACCAAGCGCAATAACGGCCGTAAGAAAACGAAACAGAAATACAACGCCACTTACACTATAGGTATTGAAAACGATCAATTGAAAATACTAGAAGGCAGCGCAACAAAAGCCAATCAAAATAGTGACAAAGCCGATCAAGATAAGAAAAAAGAAGAGTAA
- a CDS encoding zinc-ribbon domain-containing protein, whose protein sequence is MACPSCGQPVNDEDRYCAQCGHRLNTEDKKMNRLWLLPAITAFAFIITFTSYFLYQHQKTVDAMNFFDKGERLSLDGDYTSAQAAFQKALEHRSKFQAAQKNQNITGLAIKIDDKIQEAKALKKDENYQESLNKLQEAENGLIQTKGKVANHLNERIKELRDKVSIAQINVKLKQADTLTELKALYNQSQNLTTDKGKEVAKTVKDKIVTIAKQQATSYLKEQRYESAQTVLDKSLALFPDNKNLLSLQKTVKSKKESYLKAQEQRLQEALTAAEKERKHNENEAVEVANVNLKVNKNGDMTVQGTVKSTATVSIHSVNVYYTIKGKNGNVINKGSCYATPYKIYPDEQGTFKNTHYNDSKKANKTKKQHYQVSVSKVQWYLD, encoded by the coding sequence ATGGCATGCCCATCCTGCGGGCAACCAGTTAACGACGAAGATCGGTATTGCGCCCAATGCGGTCACCGGCTGAATACAGAAGATAAGAAGATGAACCGATTATGGTTATTACCTGCAATTACAGCATTCGCTTTCATCATCACTTTCACATCTTATTTTCTCTATCAACATCAAAAAACCGTCGACGCCATGAACTTTTTCGATAAAGGTGAACGCCTGTCACTTGATGGCGACTACACTTCAGCCCAAGCCGCTTTCCAAAAGGCTCTGGAACACCGGTCAAAGTTTCAGGCCGCTCAAAAAAATCAAAATATCACTGGCCTTGCCATTAAAATTGATGACAAAATTCAAGAAGCTAAAGCGTTGAAAAAAGATGAAAACTACCAAGAATCCTTAAATAAACTTCAAGAAGCTGAAAATGGTTTGATACAGACAAAAGGCAAAGTAGCTAACCACTTAAATGAACGAATTAAAGAGTTACGTGACAAGGTCTCAATTGCGCAGATTAACGTCAAATTGAAACAGGCTGATACGCTGACAGAATTGAAAGCTCTTTATAATCAATCGCAAAACCTTACCACAGATAAAGGTAAAGAAGTGGCAAAAACCGTTAAAGACAAAATTGTAACAATCGCCAAGCAACAGGCAACGAGTTACCTTAAAGAACAGCGTTATGAGTCGGCACAGACAGTTTTAGATAAGTCACTAGCCCTTTTTCCTGATAACAAAAATTTGCTAAGCCTTCAAAAAACAGTTAAATCCAAAAAAGAAAGTTACTTGAAGGCACAAGAACAACGATTGCAGGAAGCCCTAACGGCCGCTGAAAAAGAACGCAAACATAATGAAAATGAAGCCGTTGAAGTCGCTAATGTTAATCTGAAAGTCAATAAAAACGGGGATATGACGGTGCAAGGGACAGTTAAAAGTACGGCTACTGTGTCCATCCACTCTGTCAACGTTTATTACACAATTAAGGGAAAAAACGGCAATGTAATTAACAAAGGTTCATGTTATGCGACACCTTATAAAATTTATCCAGATGAACAAGGAACATTTAAAAATACACATTACAACGATTCTAAGAAGGCAAACAAGACTAAGAAACAACACTATCAAGTCTCCGTTAGCAAAGTCCAATGGTATCTTGATTAG
- the qoxA gene encoding cytochrome aa3 quinol oxidase subunit II: MLRRLIKSGALLTILTLMLSGCSWDNVLVLSPDGPVADRQKELIMWSFYLVMGIVVVVFALFTYIVWKFRNRSGEKHYDPEYEGNKKLEFIWTGIPIIIVILLAIPTVTTTFDLKNKPEKYEDAEPLTIKVIAADWKWVFQYPEQGIQTVNYLHIPEERPVNFVLTSAGSMCSFWIPELGGQKYAMSGMKTNLWLAADDPGVYLGQNANFSGEGYTHMKFKVYSQTESNFDQWVKNVKQDAPDLSKDKFDDILKPGLAERMTFSSYPKNFDFVMRGGSELYEQD; the protein is encoded by the coding sequence ATGTTACGACGTTTGATTAAATCTGGAGCGTTACTTACAATTTTAACTCTGATGTTATCAGGGTGTTCTTGGGATAACGTTCTTGTTTTAAGTCCCGATGGCCCTGTTGCAGACCGACAGAAAGAATTGATTATGTGGTCGTTTTACTTGGTCATGGGCATCGTTGTTGTTGTTTTTGCCCTTTTTACTTATATTGTATGGAAATTTCGTAACCGCTCTGGTGAAAAACATTATGATCCTGAATATGAAGGCAATAAGAAATTGGAATTCATTTGGACAGGGATTCCAATTATTATCGTGATTCTATTGGCGATTCCGACAGTAACCACAACGTTTGATTTGAAAAACAAACCCGAAAAATATGAAGATGCGGAACCCTTGACGATCAAAGTCATTGCCGCTGATTGGAAATGGGTTTTTCAATATCCGGAACAAGGGATTCAAACAGTCAATTATTTACACATACCTGAGGAAAGACCGGTTAATTTCGTGTTGACATCTGCAGGCTCCATGTGCTCTTTCTGGATACCAGAATTAGGTGGGCAGAAATATGCAATGTCAGGTATGAAGACTAATCTTTGGTTAGCGGCTGATGATCCAGGTGTTTATCTTGGGCAAAATGCTAACTTTTCCGGTGAAGGGTATACGCACATGAAATTCAAGGTCTACTCACAGACAGAGAGTAACTTTGATCAATGGGTAAAAAATGTGAAGCAAGACGCACCCGACTTGTCAAAGGATAAATTTGATGACATTCTAAAACCAGGATTGGCTGAACGCATGACATTTTCGTCTTATCCGAAAAACTTTGACTTTGTCATGAGAGGAGGTTCGGAACTCTATGAACAAGATTAA